One stretch of Actinacidiphila sp. DG2A-62 DNA includes these proteins:
- a CDS encoding DUF397 domain-containing protein, whose amino-acid sequence MLSPEPDLSVAHWRKSSYSNSAGGDCVEVADGFAGVIPVRDSKDPEGPALVFGADAWTAFVADVKAGHFSA is encoded by the coding sequence ATGCTCAGCCCCGAGCCAGACCTGAGCGTCGCCCACTGGCGCAAGTCGTCGTACAGCAATTCCGCGGGAGGCGACTGCGTCGAGGTGGCCGACGGCTTCGCCGGGGTCATCCCCGTGCGCGACTCCAAGGACCCCGAGGGCCCGGCCCTCGTCTTCGGCGCGGACGCGTGGACCGCGTTCGTCGCCGACGTGAAGGCCGGCCACTTCTCCGCCTGA
- a CDS encoding NADP-dependent oxidoreductase has product MKALVATAYGEPEQLSIADLDVPRPGPGQIQVRIAASAINPTDIRVVAGEYRAAVELVFPYVPGNEFAGTVTEVGAGVADYRVGDEIFGSALPRQMRFVTGRRPSLSTGALAEYAVFEADTPHLAHRPAGVPVEQAAALPIAGSTALGIMALAAIRPGETALVIGASGGVGTALLPLLAAAGATVVATGAAADHAVLRELGAGEVIGYDAADYPSGVDAVFDLTLPHDRLSAAAAALRPGGRLVTIIYPEPAKELLGRDDVDLRYFLATEGEFGGMRAVAEAAERGELSVRIARRHRFEDAVGAAVAYAREHNVGKVVVTM; this is encoded by the coding sequence GTGAAAGCCCTTGTCGCGACCGCCTACGGAGAGCCCGAGCAGCTCTCGATCGCCGACCTCGACGTGCCCCGCCCCGGCCCGGGGCAGATCCAGGTGAGGATCGCCGCGTCCGCGATCAACCCCACCGACATCCGCGTGGTCGCGGGCGAGTACCGCGCGGCCGTCGAGCTGGTGTTCCCCTACGTCCCCGGCAACGAGTTCGCCGGCACCGTCACCGAGGTCGGGGCCGGGGTGGCGGACTACCGGGTGGGCGACGAGATCTTCGGATCGGCCCTGCCCCGGCAGATGCGCTTCGTGACCGGCCGCCGCCCGTCGCTGAGCACGGGCGCGCTGGCCGAGTACGCGGTGTTCGAAGCCGACACCCCGCATCTGGCGCACCGCCCGGCCGGCGTCCCCGTCGAGCAGGCCGCGGCGCTGCCGATCGCCGGGTCGACCGCGCTGGGGATCATGGCGCTCGCCGCGATCCGGCCCGGGGAGACCGCGCTCGTCATCGGCGCCTCGGGCGGCGTGGGCACCGCGCTGCTCCCGCTGCTGGCCGCCGCGGGGGCGACGGTCGTCGCGACCGGGGCCGCCGCCGACCACGCGGTGCTGCGGGAACTGGGCGCCGGCGAGGTCATCGGCTACGACGCGGCGGACTACCCCTCGGGGGTCGACGCCGTCTTCGACCTGACGCTGCCCCACGACCGGCTGTCCGCGGCGGCGGCCGCACTGCGGCCCGGCGGACGGCTGGTGACGATCATCTACCCCGAACCGGCGAAGGAACTGCTCGGCCGGGACGACGTGGACCTGCGGTACTTCCTGGCCACGGAGGGCGAGTTCGGCGGGATGCGCGCGGTCGCGGAGGCGGCGGAACGCGGCGAGCTGTCGGTCCGGATCGCCCGCCGCCACCGCTTCGAGGACGCGGTGGGCGCGGCCGTCGCGTACGCCCGCGAGCACAACGTCGGAAAGGTCGTCGTGACGATGTGA
- a CDS encoding TetR/AcrR family transcriptional regulator: MSPPSRTLRADAARNRDLLLAAAEAEFAERGPDASVADIARRAGVGKGTVFRHFATKDDLIAAIVRVHVDALDAVGRRLLDAADPAAGLLEFLTAAGGQREQRDLSFLLNADDAGPEVVALRERLYGTVCQLVDRAREAGAVRADVTGHDVVLLMCAPNHVVSFLKDPPPDLWRRYLAIIFDGLRPEGAHPLAPPAPEL; encoded by the coding sequence GTGAGCCCGCCCTCCCGGACCCTGCGCGCCGACGCCGCACGCAACCGCGACCTGCTGCTGGCCGCGGCCGAGGCCGAGTTCGCCGAGCGGGGGCCGGACGCCTCGGTCGCCGACATCGCGCGCCGGGCCGGGGTGGGCAAGGGCACCGTGTTCCGCCACTTCGCCACCAAGGACGACCTGATCGCCGCGATCGTGCGCGTCCACGTCGACGCGCTCGACGCGGTCGGCCGACGGCTGCTGGACGCGGCGGACCCCGCCGCGGGGCTGCTGGAGTTCCTCACCGCGGCCGGCGGGCAGCGGGAGCAGCGCGACCTGTCGTTCCTGCTCAACGCCGACGACGCGGGGCCGGAGGTCGTCGCGCTGCGCGAGCGGCTGTACGGCACGGTCTGCCAACTGGTCGACCGCGCGCGCGAGGCGGGCGCGGTCCGGGCGGACGTCACCGGCCATGACGTCGTGCTCCTGATGTGCGCGCCGAACCACGTCGTCAGCTTCCTGAAGGACCCGCCGCCCGACCTGTGGCGGCGCTACCTGGCGATCATCTTCGACGGCCTGCGCCCCGAGGGAGCGCACCCGCTGGCCCCACCGGCGCCGGAACTCTAG
- a CDS encoding TetR/AcrR family transcriptional regulator produces the protein MSEAAADAAGGTATGAAAGANGAAGATGTAGTTGATGTAGAAPGAAAPGAAPGAEELPGGRARPKTGKSEQTRTLILDTAMRLFEERGYDKTTMRAIAKEAGVSVGNAYYYFESKEFLIQGFYDVMTHAHAVDAAARMEGERDFARRLEIALQSWLDCAADYHEFAAQFFRTAADPDSSLSPFSSESHPARATAVALFRDVLTGSDLAPKLDAELAELLPDLLWLHLMVVVLYWVFDRTPDTARTREFVRRSTPLAARVIALTRYRAFRPLVRDAKSLIQDFVLPVIGRSTPAASGAPRSARSARSGGRGRKKS, from the coding sequence ATGAGCGAGGCGGCGGCGGACGCGGCCGGCGGGACGGCCACCGGCGCGGCTGCCGGCGCGAACGGCGCGGCCGGCGCGACCGGGACCGCCGGGACGACCGGCGCGACCGGGACCGCCGGCGCGGCCCCCGGCGCGGCAGCCCCCGGCGCGGCCCCCGGCGCCGAGGAGTTGCCGGGCGGCCGGGCGCGGCCGAAGACCGGCAAGAGCGAGCAGACCCGGACGCTGATCCTGGACACCGCGATGCGCCTGTTCGAGGAGCGCGGCTACGACAAGACGACCATGCGGGCGATCGCCAAGGAGGCGGGCGTCTCGGTCGGCAACGCCTACTACTACTTCGAGTCGAAGGAATTCCTGATCCAGGGGTTCTACGACGTGATGACCCACGCGCACGCCGTGGACGCGGCGGCCCGCATGGAGGGCGAGCGGGACTTCGCCCGGCGGCTGGAGATCGCGTTGCAGTCCTGGCTGGACTGCGCGGCGGACTACCACGAGTTCGCCGCGCAGTTCTTCCGCACCGCGGCCGACCCGGACAGCTCGCTCAGCCCGTTCTCCAGCGAGTCCCACCCGGCCCGCGCGACCGCAGTGGCGCTCTTCCGCGACGTCCTCACCGGCTCCGACCTCGCGCCCAAGCTCGACGCCGAACTCGCCGAACTGCTCCCGGACCTCCTCTGGCTGCACCTGATGGTGGTCGTCCTCTACTGGGTCTTCGACCGCACCCCCGACACCGCCCGCACCCGCGAGTTCGTCCGCCGCTCCACCCCCCTGGCGGCCCGCGTGATCGCCCTCACCCGCTACCGCGCCTTCCGCCCCCTGGTCCGCGACGCGAAGTCCCTGATCCAGGACTTCGTCCTCCCCGTCATAGGCAGATCCACCCCCGCCGCGTCCGGCGCACCGCGATCCGCGCGGTCCGCGCGGTCCGGGGGCCGCGGCCGCAAGAAGTCCTAG
- a CDS encoding helix-turn-helix domain-containing protein produces MELARLREAAGWSLTELAEKTTYDRSYLLKLEKGEKLGSLNAMAALDKAYDTGRHLQNLWELAKQEVVPDRFRRFMALEAQATVRQTYSVSTVPGLLQTQAYATEVLSLQRLTEEELAEQVAYRMSRQLLIYGDSPQHFRALLDEAVLRRGARDPKVWREQLERLIEDAQRPNITIQVVPFSSGLHNLMGGSLTLLWLPGGKTVAWTESSYSGDLFEEYADVEHLKLSYDLLRDAALSPAASLDLIRQAMEDSTSCSAPSQT; encoded by the coding sequence GTGGAGTTGGCCCGCCTACGAGAAGCCGCAGGTTGGTCGCTTACCGAGCTGGCGGAGAAGACGACGTACGACCGCTCGTACCTGCTCAAGCTGGAGAAGGGCGAGAAGCTCGGCTCGCTCAACGCGATGGCGGCGCTGGACAAGGCGTACGACACCGGCCGCCACCTGCAGAATCTCTGGGAGTTGGCGAAGCAGGAGGTCGTGCCCGACCGATTCCGGAGGTTCATGGCCCTGGAAGCCCAGGCCACAGTCCGGCAGACGTACAGCGTCTCGACGGTGCCGGGACTGCTGCAGACCCAGGCGTACGCGACCGAGGTTCTGAGCCTGCAGCGCCTCACCGAGGAGGAGCTGGCCGAGCAGGTCGCGTACCGCATGAGCAGGCAGCTGCTGATCTACGGCGACTCGCCTCAGCACTTCCGGGCGCTGCTGGACGAGGCCGTGCTCAGGAGGGGGGCTCGCGACCCGAAGGTGTGGCGCGAGCAGCTCGAACGCCTCATCGAGGACGCGCAGCGCCCCAACATCACCATCCAGGTGGTGCCGTTCAGTTCCGGGCTGCACAACCTGATGGGCGGCTCCCTCACCCTGCTCTGGCTGCCGGGCGGGAAGACGGTGGCGTGGACCGAATCGTCCTATTCCGGCGACCTGTTCGAAGAGTATGCCGATGTCGAGCACCTGAAACTGTCCTACGATCTGCTGAGGGACGCCGCGCTGTCACCGGCGGCGTCGCTGGACCTGATCCGGCAAGCGATGGAGGACAGCACGTCATGCTCAGCCCCGAGCCAGACCTGA
- a CDS encoding DUF397 domain-containing protein, giving the protein MPDLTGARWRKSSYSNSAGGNCIEVADNLPGLARWRKSTYSNSNGGDCVEVADGVAGVVPVRDSKDPDGPALVFGADAWTAFITAVKAAHFPA; this is encoded by the coding sequence ATGCCCGACCTGACCGGCGCCCGCTGGCGCAAGTCGTCGTACAGCAACTCCGCTGGCGGCAACTGCATCGAGGTGGCCGACAACCTCCCCGGCCTCGCCCGCTGGCGCAAGTCCACCTACAGCAACTCCAATGGCGGCGACTGCGTCGAGGTGGCCGACGGCGTTGCCGGCGTGGTCCCCGTGCGCGACTCCAAGGACCCGGACGGCCCGGCCCTCGTCTTCGGCGCGGACGCGTGGACCGCCTTCATCACCGCCGTGAAGGCCGCCCATTTCCCCGCCTGA
- a CDS encoding thiol-disulfide oxidoreductase DCC family protein gives MPATTAAGGSRGAAEGSRGAAGSPAGRRAPLRGLTVLYDPNCRLCAFVAGWLRSQRQLVPVRLVPVGSERARQWFPALDHDGATRREITVVGDAGQVYKGDSAWIVCLWALADHRALSHTLTTPAGRRLARAAVLTAAKWRERGERGARGNAADAGAGQGGWARWQRPAPAPAGGPPHGAAVRAPGRGAPPAGRRGASPYGPAPVWVYEGNGGWTQRLPGPPGPPPRPGTGPGPGPGTGAGTGAGPDTCADGCPPPG, from the coding sequence CGGGTTCCCCGGCCGGGCGGCGGGCGCCGCTGCGGGGGCTGACCGTGCTGTACGACCCGAACTGCCGGCTGTGCGCGTTCGTCGCGGGGTGGCTGCGGTCGCAGCGGCAGCTCGTACCGGTGCGGTTGGTGCCGGTCGGCTCCGAGCGCGCCCGGCAGTGGTTCCCGGCGCTGGACCACGACGGCGCGACCCGGCGCGAGATCACCGTCGTCGGCGACGCCGGCCAGGTCTACAAGGGCGACTCCGCGTGGATCGTGTGCCTGTGGGCGCTGGCCGACCACCGCGCCTTGTCGCACACCCTCACCACGCCGGCCGGCCGCAGGCTCGCCCGCGCGGCGGTCCTCACCGCGGCCAAGTGGCGCGAGCGCGGCGAGCGCGGCGCGCGCGGGAACGCGGCCGACGCGGGGGCGGGGCAGGGCGGCTGGGCGCGGTGGCAGCGCCCCGCCCCCGCGCCCGCCGGGGGGCCGCCGCACGGCGCCGCGGTCCGCGCCCCCGGCCGCGGCGCTCCGCCGGCGGGCCGGCGCGGCGCGAGTCCGTACGGCCCGGCGCCGGTCTGGGTCTACGAGGGCAACGGCGGCTGGACGCAGCGCCTTCCGGGGCCGCCGGGGCCGCCGCCGCGCCCGGGGACGGGACCGGGGCCCGGACCGGGGACGGGAGCGGGGACGGGAGCGGGGCCCGACACGTGCGCGGACGGCTGCCCGCCGCCCGGTTAG
- a CDS encoding ATP-binding protein has translation MAATSAVSAGNQPALTGAWPQAAASVGRARRALRTVMSDWALRELADEAELVLSELMTNAVQHARNPAGTVETRFSLLPGGDGVRLDVYDADRERWPRMRPATADDFGGRGLHLVDELTRRRWGVHLRPDAPGKTVWAEVSR, from the coding sequence ATGGCAGCAACTTCCGCCGTCAGCGCAGGCAATCAGCCTGCTCTGACCGGTGCATGGCCGCAGGCGGCGGCGTCGGTGGGACGGGCGCGGCGGGCGTTGCGCACGGTGATGTCGGACTGGGCGCTGCGCGAACTAGCGGACGAGGCGGAGCTCGTGCTGTCCGAGTTGATGACCAACGCGGTGCAGCACGCGAGGAACCCTGCGGGGACGGTCGAGACGCGTTTCAGCCTGTTGCCCGGCGGCGACGGCGTGCGGCTCGACGTCTACGACGCCGACCGCGAGCGCTGGCCGCGGATGCGGCCGGCCACGGCGGACGACTTCGGCGGGCGCGGCCTGCACCTGGTCGACGAACTGACCCGGCGACGCTGGGGAGTTCACCTGCGGCCCGACGCGCCCGGCAAGACCGTCTGGGCGGAGGTGTCCCGGTGA